One Amphiprion ocellaris isolate individual 3 ecotype Okinawa chromosome 5, ASM2253959v1, whole genome shotgun sequence genomic region harbors:
- the pparg gene encoding peroxisome proliferator-activated receptor gamma, with protein MQTPGRDFTHQSGHSFSVDMVDTQQLLAWPVGFSLSTVDLPELDDSSHSLDMKHLSTLDYASISSSSIPSSLSPPSLMSSMSSAALAYDLSPPQSEEHLTNMDYTNMHSYRTEPDTHNSIKLEPESPPQYSDSPVFSKLQDDTTSTSLNIECRVCGDKASGFHYGVHACEGCKGFFRRTIRLKLVYDHCDLHCRIHKKSRNKCQYCRFQKCLNVGMSHNAIRFGRMPQAEKEKLLAEFSSDMEHMHPEAADLRSLARHLYEAYLKNFYLTKAKARAILSGKTGDNVPFVIHDMKSLVEGEQFINCRQLPIQEQQLQTPTIMDGHGALQVYHQHASHPMTGISAVHSGSDCGVLGMTGISEQGPSDAVELRFFNSCQSRSAESVREVTEFAKSIPGFINLDLNDQVTLLKYGVIEVLIIMMAPLMNKDGTLISYGQIFMTREFLKSLRKPFCQMMEPKFEFSVKFNVLELDDSDMALFLAVIILSGDRPGLLNVKPIEQLQETVLHSLELQLKLNHPDSLQLFAKLLQKMTDLRQLVSDHVHLMQLLKKTELDMCLHPLLQEIMKDLY; from the exons TAGACATGGTGGACACCCAGCAACTCCTAGCTTGGCCTGTTGGTTTCAGTCTGAGCACAGTGGATCTGCCAGAGTTGGACGACAGCTCCCACTCCCTCGACATGAAGCATTTGTCCACGTTAGACTACGCCTCCATTTCCTCCTCGTCCAtcccttcctctctgtctcctccGTCGCTTATGTCCTCCATGTCCTCCGCTGCTTTGGCCTATGACCTCAGTCCACCGCAGAGTGAAGAGCACCTGACGAACATGGactacacaaacatgcacagctACAGGACAGAGCCGGACACACACA ATTCAATCAAGCTGGAACCAGAGTCACCTCCACAGTACTCTGACAGTCCTGTGTTCTCCAAGCTCCAGGACGATACAACATCGACATCGCTAAACATCGAGTGCCGTGTATGTGGAGACAAAGCCTCAGGGTTTCACTATGGCGTCCATGCCTGTGAGGGCTGTAAG gGTTTCTTCAGACGCACAATCAGGTTAAAGTTGGTGTATGATCACTGCGATCTTCACTGTCGAATtcacaaaaagtcccgcaacaAATGCCAATACTGTCGTTTCCAGAAGTGCCTCAATGTCGGCATGTCGCACAACG CCATTCGTTTTGGCCGCATGCCCCAGGCGGAGAAGGAGAAACTGCTGGCCGAGTTCTCATCCGACATGGAGCACATGCACCCGGAGGCAGCAGATCTGAGGTCTCTGGCACGGCATCTGTACGAGGCCTATCTGAAAAACTTCTACCTCACCAAGGCCAAGGCCAGGGCCATCCTCTCTGGGAAGACTGGAGACAACGTG CCTTTTGTCATCCATGACATGAAGTCTCTAGTGGAAGGCGAGCAGTTCATCAACTGCAGGCAGTTACCTATAcaggagcagcagctgcagaccCCGACCATTATGGACGGACATGGAG CCCTCCAAGTTTACCACCAACACGCCTCTCACCCAATGACAGGGATCTCAGCAGTTCACTCAGGTTCAGATTGCGGTGTTTTGGGAATGACGGGCATCAGCGAACAGGGACCGTCGGATGCTGTGGAGCTGCGATTCTTCAACAGCTGCCAGTCACGCTCAGCAGAATCAGTGAGAGAAGTGACAGAGTTTGCCAAGAGTATCCCAGGATTCATTAATCTGGATCTCAATGATCAG GTAACTTTGCTGAAGTACGGCGTGATTGAGGTCTTGATCATCATGATGGCGCCTCTGATGAACAAAGATGGGACCCTGATCTCCTACGGACAGATTTTTATGACTCGAGAGTTCCTCAAGAGTCTCAGGAAACCTTTCTGTCAAATGATGGAGCCAAAGTTTGAGTTCTCTGTCAAGTTTAACGTGCTGGAGCTGGACGACAGTGACATGGCGCTGTTTCTGGCTGTTATCATCCTCAGTGGAG ACCGCCCAGGCCTGCTGAATGTAAAGCCCATCGAGCAGCTTCAGGAGACGGTGCTTCACtcgctggagctgcagctgaagctGAACCACCCAGactctctgcagctgtttgcCAAGCTGCTGCAGAAGATGACGGACCTGCGTCAGTTAGTCTCCGATCACGTCCACCTCATGCAGCTGCTGAAGAAGACAGAGCTAGACATGTGCTTACACCCACTGCTGCAGGAGATCATGAAGGACTTGTATTAG
- the terf2ip gene encoding telomeric repeat-binding factor 2-interacting protein 1: MPSKQENVVQPAYSPVLFMNVDGEPMSFFLRPGPTKRKLQPLITAGGGRLSNVQQPGVILLMDPEERSSIPESTSHWYVSIQYIHDCIEKNEQLDLEDYRLNPGVVQRSSARLNRSKESSPRLPGGRLPYTPEDDAAILNYVSKHKTETGGNRLWQQMEKQDVTSHSWQSMKYRYKVLAKKQSPVVHLKTTEDNKATEEETEVENKQETDFPKHPCEEDVVPPQMHSADSDLTQIDLQSTMDESKAENVDAETSISVQEKEQQVNQQTDEPPAESIQTEIIEAETSNPPQNEGLCPDLQTDIQLITAENTERDGPHTAVSPQKQSLPDESQPSQPESTPKTSSSKKSKEKQKTSPNLEQPQRRITRWQLELETSLSPEPYAKKLRSSLNSAEQPTSSPQCMKKTKSAVKSALQKDTTPNEPPSKKARGGSVEAAAESQPEQNGDATVSETAPADESDSVPQKAEKKKEKRKLGILELATKEFEDESESDEAPDLPPETEATSTEPSVPPPPDTAADPASPQSNPERASSHQENVQEAHASSSNSVAETSCPKPAATEPAAVSEAANAQFNAHLFIFDSESQEEDSQSIVGGRPATASNPEPLVNKDAAFSLTQTQLEEDKQRIRELMNQTGQDLVSVTKALLKTSGDFTAALDLLLNPSSISGPFWNRCDDNLLLSVDPVVRQQLQEKYGEESVAKRIVFLEVV; the protein is encoded by the exons ATGCCATCCAAACAGGAAAATGTGGTTCAACCTGCTTATTCCCCAGTTCTATTCATGAATGTGGATGGTGAGCCCATGTCTTTCTTCCTGCGACCGGGTCCCACCAAACGGAAGCTACAACCACTCATCACAGCTGGAGGGGGGAGATTGAGCAACGTCCAGCAGCCTGGAGTAATCTTGCTGATGGACCCTGAGGAAAGAAGCAGTATTCCTGAATCTACTTCTCACTG GTACGTGTCTATCCAGTATATTCATGACTGTATTGAGAAGAATGAACAGCTGGATTTAGAGGATTACAGATTAAATCCTGGTGTAGTCCAGAGAAGCTCTGCTAGACTCAACAGAAGCAAAGAAAGCTCACCTCGACTACCAGGAG GCAGGCTGCCCTACACCCCAGAAGATGATgctgccattttgaattatgtaaGTAAGCACAAGACAGAGACTGGGGGGAACCGGCTTTGGCAACAGATGGAGAAGCAGGATGTCACTAGTCACAGCTGGCAGTCAATGAAATATCGTTACAAAGTTCTGGCTAAGAAGCAGTCGCCGGTTGTGcacttaaaaacaacagaagacaACAAGGCaacagaggaagagacagaG gtggaaaacaaacaagagaCAGATTTTCCAAAACATCCATGTGAAGAAGATGTTGTTCCTCCTCAAATGCATTCAGCAGATTCAGACCTGACACAG ATAGATCTCCAGTCCACAATGGatgaaagcaaagcagaaaatgtaGATGCTGAGACATCCATCTCTGTTCAAGAAAAGGAGCAGCAAGTGAATCAACAGACAGATGAACCACCAGCAGAAAGCATACAAACAGAAATTATAGAAGCTGAAACATCTAACCCTCCCCAAAATGAGGGGCTTTGTCCAGACCTCCAGACAGATATCCAGCTTATTACAGCTGAGAACACTGAAAGAGATGGACCTCATACAGCTGTCTCGCCACAGAAGCAGAGTTTGCCGGACGAGTCTCAACCAAGTCAGCCTGAGTCGACACCTAAAACTTCTTcttcaaaaaagtcaaaagagaAGCAGAAGACGTCCCCTAATTTGGAACAACCACAGCGTCGAATAACACGCTGGCAGCTTGAGCTTGAGACGTCATTATCCCCTGAACCTTATGCGAAAAAACTCAGATCATCATTGAACTCTGCTGAACAACCTACATCATCTCCACAGTGCATGAAGAAAACTAAATCAGCAGTGAAGTCTGCACTTCAGAAAGACACAACTCCAAACGAGCCACCTTCAAAGAAAGCCAGAGGAGGGAGTGTGGAAGCAGCGGCAGAAAGTCAACCGGAGCAGAATGGAGACGCTACTGTCTCTGAAACAGCACCAGCAG ATGAGTCTGACTCAGTGCCTCAgaaagcagagaagaaaaaagagaagagaaagttGGGGATTCTTGAACTGGCAACAAAGGAGTTTGAAGATGAAAGTGAG TCGGATGAAGCTCCAGATCTCCCTCCTGAAACAGAAGCCACATCGACAGAACCCAGCGTCCCCCCACCTCCAGACACAGCTGCAGATCCTGCTTCCCCGCAGTCCAACCCTGAACGTGCATCCAGCCACCAGGAGAACGTGCAAGAAGCTCACGCCTCCAGTAGCAACTCTGTAGCAGAGACAAGCTGCCCTAAACCTGCAGCCACTGagcctgctgctgtttctgaggCTGCCAATGCACAGTTTAACGCCCACCTCTTCATATTTGACAGTGAAtctcaggaagaagactctcagTCTATTGTTGGTGGTCGTCCAGCCACTGCGTCCAACCCTGAGCCATTAGTGAACAAAGATGCTGCATTTTCTCTCACTCAGACCCAGTTAGAGGAGGACAAGCAGCGAATCAGAGAGCTGATGAACCAGACAGGCCAG GACTTAGTTAGTGTAACCAAAGCCTTGTTGAAGACCAGTGGAGACTTCACAGCTGCACTGGATCTGCTTTTAAATCCCTCCTCCATTTCTGGACCGTTTTGGAATCGCTGTGATGACAATCTTTTGCTGTCCGTCGATCCAGTTGTTcgccagcagctgcaggagaaaTACGGTGA